The following are encoded together in the Phaseolus vulgaris cultivar G19833 chromosome 9, P. vulgaris v2.0, whole genome shotgun sequence genome:
- the LOC137821746 gene encoding phosphopantothenate--cysteine ligase 2-like isoform X2 codes for MLQIIAVSMRCIGPRAMFYLAAAASDYYVPWKEMVEHKIQSGSHLLDVKLVNVPKMLSVLRKDWAPLAFCISFKLETDANILLKKAGAALEKYKMDAVVANELSSRKEQVVVVTSAEKVLVMRNKSDADNDVENPLIKLLSDKHGTYIEHPGR; via the exons ATGTTACAAATTATTGCAGTGTCAATGAGGTGTATTGGCCCGCGTGCAATGTTCTATCTTGCTGCTGCAGCGTCGGACTATTATGTTCCTTGGAAGGAAATG GTAGAGCACAAAATTCAGTCAGGATCTCACCTCTTGGATGTGAAACTAGTTAATGTGCCAAAAATGTTGTCAGTGCTCAGGAAAGATTGGGCTCCTCTTGCTTTCTGCATATCTTTCAAG TTAGAGACAGATGCAAACATTCTTCTAAAGAAGGCTGGTGCAGCTCTTGAAAAGTACAAGATGGATGCGGTAGTTGCAAATGAACTCTCATCTCGCAAGGAGCAAGTGGTGGTTGTCACTAGTGCTGAGAAGGTTCTCGTTATGCGTAATAAGAGTGATGCTGATAATGATGTAGAGAATCCCCTGATTAAACTTCTGTCAGACAAACATGGCACTTACATTGAGCATCCCGGTAGATGA
- the LOC137821050 gene encoding inactive RHOMBOID-like protein 8 — protein sequence MAESLERIDVKLSPAPDKRIPLMKSRGGRRRGDTWVISVFVIIQIGVFIATMLVNDCWTNSHGDCVLKGLGRFSFQPLTENPHLGPSQSKLDEMGALRWSLLTEQHQTWRLFTFPFLHAGLFHLFPNLSNIVYVGVHLEREFGPIRIGIIYALSSFVGALVASLFLQNTPTVGASGALYGLLGTLLSELVWNWKFHTNKISAITTLVCVFVSNFVYGFLPYVDNFASIGGFISGFLLGSVFLLSPQLQPVAPNKGGLLEYGVKSYIKLKLKKKLDRPVLRIVSLILFGLLLAGCLVGVLHGININSYCTWCPYVDCIPFPSWHCKDTEPSCETMVSDAQLTMTCIGNGNFRVFPFTNISRARMNDLCNLIC from the exons ATGGCGGAAAGTTTGGAACGCATCGACGTGAAGCTCTCTCCTGCGCCGGACAAAAGGATTCCGTTGATGAAATCAAGAGGTGGACGGCGCCGTGGCGACACGTGGGTAATTTCAGTGTTCGTCATAATCCAAATCGGAGTTTTCATAGCAACCATGCTCGTTAACGATTGCTGGACCAATTCTCACGGAGATTGCGTCCTGAAAGGTCTTGGAAGGTTCTCCTTCCAGCCTCTCACCGAGAATCCACACCTAGGTCCTTCTCAGTCCAA ATTAGATGAAATGGGAGCTCTTCGATGGAGCCTTTTGACAGAGCAGCACCAAACTTGGCGTCTTTTCACATTTCCATTTTTGCACGCTGGACTCTTCCACCTGTTTCCAAATCTCTCCAATATCGTCTACGTGGGAGTTCACCTGGAGCGCGAATTTGGACCCA TAAGGATTGGTATAATCTATGCATTGTCATCTTTTGTGGGAGCCTTGGTGGCTTCTCTTTTTCTCCAAAACACCCCCACTGTTGGTGCTTCCGGTGCTTTATATGGATTACTGGGAACATTGCTTTCCGAACTTGTTTGGAACTGGAAATTTCATACCAATAAG ATTTCAGCAATAACAACATTAGTCTGTGTCTTTGTAAGCAACTTCGTCTATGGTTTTCTGCCTTATGTAGACAATTTTGCCAGCATAGGAGGTTTTATATCAGGATTCCTTCTTGGATCTGTTTTTCTACTCAGCCCTCAGCTCCAACCAGTAGCTCCAAATAAAGGAGGTCTTCTTGAGTATGGTGTCAAAAGTTACATCAAGttaaagttgaagaaaaagctggacagaccagttctcaggaTTGTTTCTCTTATCCTCTTCGGCCTATT ATTGGCCGGTTGTCTTGTGGGAGTTCTTCATGGAATCAACATCAACAGTTATTGCACATGGTGTCCATATGTAGACTGTATCCCTTTTCCAAGCTGGCACTGCAAAGACACAGAACCCTCTTGTGAG ACAATGGTGAGCGATGCTCAGCTGACAATGACCTGTATCGGGAATGGCAACTTCAGGGTCTTTCCTTTTACCAACATTTCTCGGGCAAGGATGAATGATTTGTGCAATCTGATATGCTGA
- the LOC137821746 gene encoding phosphopantothenate--cysteine ligase 2-like isoform X1 has protein sequence MDAAKGLEVPSETLEAEVKAFFDSAPPLQNSDGITQQLDQFIQRNSSPSANGKARRIVCVTSGGTTAPLEQRCVRYVDNFSSGHRGATSTEYFLKAGYAVIFLCRKGSFQPFCRSLPDDPLLECFKPIDESNIQVCEAYSEAVKRAVVDHHTAVTGGLLLKLHFNTIFEYLQMLQIIAVSMRCIGPRAMFYLAAAASDYYVPWKEMVEHKIQSGSHLLDVKLVNVPKMLSVLRKDWAPLAFCISFKLETDANILLKKAGAALEKYKMDAVVANELSSRKEQVVVVTSAEKVLVMRNKSDADNDVENPLIKLLSDKHGTYIEHPGR, from the exons atggATGCAGCAAAGGGATTGGAAGTTCCAAGTGAGACCCTTGAAGCAGAAGTGAAAGCCTTTTTTGATTCTGCTCCTCCTTTGCAGAACAGTGATGGAATAACTCAACAGTTGGATCAGTTCATTCAACGCAATTCTTCTCCCTCAG CAAATGGGAAAGCGAGAAGAATTGTTTGTGTGACTTCTGGTGGCACCACTGCTCCGTTGGAACAACGTTGTGTTCGTTACGTTGACAATTTCAGTTCGGGTCACAGAGGGGCCACATCCACTGA GTATTTTCTGAAGGCTGGATATGCTGTTATCTTTCTGTGCCGGAA GGGAAGTTTCCAGCCATTTTGTAGATCCCTTCCTGATGATCCTTTACTTGAATGCTTCAAGCCCATCGATGAGTCGAACATTCAAG TTTGCGAGGCTTATTCGGAAGCAGTGAAGAGGGCTGTCGTGGATCATCACACT GCAGTGACAGGTGGTCTCTTGTTGAAACTGCATTTCAACACCATATTTGAGTATCTCCAG ATGTTACAAATTATTGCAGTGTCAATGAGGTGTATTGGCCCGCGTGCAATGTTCTATCTTGCTGCTGCAGCGTCGGACTATTATGTTCCTTGGAAGGAAATG GTAGAGCACAAAATTCAGTCAGGATCTCACCTCTTGGATGTGAAACTAGTTAATGTGCCAAAAATGTTGTCAGTGCTCAGGAAAGATTGGGCTCCTCTTGCTTTCTGCATATCTTTCAAG TTAGAGACAGATGCAAACATTCTTCTAAAGAAGGCTGGTGCAGCTCTTGAAAAGTACAAGATGGATGCGGTAGTTGCAAATGAACTCTCATCTCGCAAGGAGCAAGTGGTGGTTGTCACTAGTGCTGAGAAGGTTCTCGTTATGCGTAATAAGAGTGATGCTGATAATGATGTAGAGAATCCCCTGATTAAACTTCTGTCAGACAAACATGGCACTTACATTGAGCATCCCGGTAGATGA
- the LOC137820189 gene encoding uncharacterized protein isoform X1, which translates to MSNLRTLCRPQTVFSFISCRHQFRSRVLFPNPNCKSRLTSPFLYSTIGSWGSNPWFRVNQRRTVAKASNWAEQKSPYETLELEGDADEEQIKNAYRRLAKFYHPDVYDGRGNLEEGETAEARFIKIQAAYELLIDGERRRQYDVDNRVNPMKASQAWMDWLIKKGKAFDQRGDMAIVAWAEQQQRELNLRVRQLSHSKTDPEEARKILAREKKASADYYSNTLKRHTLVLKKRDLMRRKAEEEKKTTISRLLAAEGLELDDSDSDEAL; encoded by the exons ATGAGCAATCTGAGAACCCTGTGTAGACCTCAGACGGTGTTCTCTTTCATTAGTTGCAGACATCAATTTCGATCTAGGGTTTTGTTTCCAAACCCTAATTGCAAGTCTCGTCTAACCTCGCCGTTTCTGTACTCTACAATCGGTTCTTGGGGTTCGAATCCATGGTTTCGCGTGAATCAGAGGAGAACCGTAGCCAAGGCGTCGAATTGGGCTGAACAAAAATCCCCATATGAAACTCTTG AATTGGAAGGAGATGCTGATGAGGAGCAGATAAAAAATGCTTACAGACGCTTGGCCAAATTTTATCATCCAGATG TCTATGATGGCAGAGGAAACCTTGAAGAAGGTGAAACAGCAGAAGCTAGATTCATCAAGATTCAAGCTGCTTATGAATTACTTATAGATGGAGAGAGGCGAAGACAGTATGATGTTGATAACAGGGTCAACCCTATGAAG GCATCTCAGGCATGGATGGACTGGCTTATAAAAAAGGGAAAAGCTTTCGATCAGCGGGGTGACATGGCCATTGTTGCTTGGGCTGAACAGCAACAGCGCGAGTTAAATCTTCGCGTGCGTCAACTTTCTCATTCAAAG ACTGATCCAGAGGAAGCCAGGAAGATTCTTGCAAGAGAAAAGAAGGCCTCGGCCGATTATTACTCGAACACCCTTAAAAGGCATACGCTTGTACTGAAGAAGAGAGATTTGATGCGCAGAAAGGCCGAGGAAGAAAAGAAGACCACTATCAGCAGGCTCTTGGCAGCAGAAGGTCTTGAACTTGATGATTCAGACAGTGACGAGGCACTCTAA
- the LOC137820189 gene encoding uncharacterized protein isoform X2, producing MIMLIQDEARQLQQLISFDFEFLHLVLNASLLERGRYFVFSLQECPYEAVMAIYDGRGNLEEGETAEARFIKIQAAYELLIDGERRRQYDVDNRVNPMKASQAWMDWLIKKGKAFDQRGDMAIVAWAEQQQRELNLRVRQLSHSKTDPEEARKILAREKKASADYYSNTLKRHTLVLKKRDLMRRKAEEEKKTTISRLLAAEGLELDDSDSDEAL from the exons ATGATTATGCTCATTCAAGATGAAGCCAGGCAATTGCAACAACTGATCAGTTTTGATTTTGAGTTTTTACATCTTGTTTTAAATGCTAGTCTGCTGGAACGTGGgagatattttgttttttctttacaaGAATGTCCCTATGAAGCAGTTATGGCTA TCTATGATGGCAGAGGAAACCTTGAAGAAGGTGAAACAGCAGAAGCTAGATTCATCAAGATTCAAGCTGCTTATGAATTACTTATAGATGGAGAGAGGCGAAGACAGTATGATGTTGATAACAGGGTCAACCCTATGAAG GCATCTCAGGCATGGATGGACTGGCTTATAAAAAAGGGAAAAGCTTTCGATCAGCGGGGTGACATGGCCATTGTTGCTTGGGCTGAACAGCAACAGCGCGAGTTAAATCTTCGCGTGCGTCAACTTTCTCATTCAAAG ACTGATCCAGAGGAAGCCAGGAAGATTCTTGCAAGAGAAAAGAAGGCCTCGGCCGATTATTACTCGAACACCCTTAAAAGGCATACGCTTGTACTGAAGAAGAGAGATTTGATGCGCAGAAAGGCCGAGGAAGAAAAGAAGACCACTATCAGCAGGCTCTTGGCAGCAGAAGGTCTTGAACTTGATGATTCAGACAGTGACGAGGCACTCTAA